Within Amycolatopsis sp. FDAARGOS 1241, the genomic segment GTCGCCCGTGCCGACGACCTTGGTGTCGTCCAGCTGCGGGTTCTTGCTGTCGGCCGACCGGATCTCGACCTTCGTGCCGGGGCTGTCTGCCGCGATCTTCACCTGCGCCAGGTTCACCGGGTCGTCGAACTGGACCACGAACCCGACGCCGGGCTTCAGCACCGGCAACTGCTGCTGGTACTGGTCGGTGCGCCAGACCGTGCCCGGATCGCCGTCGATCACGTTCTTCACCCGGCTCGAGTTGTCACCTGAGCCCTTCGGGTTGTAGATCGTGACGGACTTCGGGTCCACAGGCCGGCCGATCTTCGGTGCCGCCGGCGACGACGGCGGAGGTGCCGCGGAGTTCGACGGCGGTGCCGCGCTGGACGAGGGAGCCGCGACGTTGATCGTCGGGCCGCTGGCCTTCGAATCGCCCTGGAACAGGTTGATCAGCATCAGCCCGCCCCACGCGAGGATCACGACGGTGGCGACCACGAGCACGGTCACGCCGAACGCCAGCTTCCGCCGCCGCGCGACGTCCTTGACCGGCTTCTTCGTGGTCCAGATCGTGCCGTCGGCTTCGGTGGTGCCCTCTTCACCCACGGCCTTGATCAGCTGTGTCCGCTCCTCGGCCTCGGCCACCTGGTCGAGCACGCGCAGGATGGCCGAGCTCGTGCGGATGCCGCCGTTGCCGCCGTCCTCGATCGTGCGCACGGCCAACGATGAGAGCTCGGGCGGCACGGCCGGCACCAGCGTCCGCGGCGGCACGATGTGACCTTGCGGGGTCAACGGTGCCGCGGGGATCGCGGGCGGTCCGCCCGGCAGCGCCCAGCGACCGGTGAGCAGCAGGTAGAGGACCGCGCCGAGCGCCTTGACGTCGTCGCGCAGCGTCGCGTCCGGCAACGGGCCGGGGAACGCGAGCTTCAACGCGCCGCTCGGGGTCAGCCGCAGCCGCTGCGGGTGGTCCAGACCGAGGACCAGACCGTTCTGGTGTGCGTGGTCCACGGCTTCGGCGAGGGCCTGGACCATCCGGGCGGCCGCGGCGGGCGCCACCGGCCGCTGCGCGACGAGGTCCACCAGGTCACTGCCCTTGGTCCACTCCGCGACGACGACGCCGAGCAGACCTTCGCTCGAGGTGACGCCGCTGCCGAGGCTCAGCACGTCGAGCACCCGCGCGACGCCGCCGTGCCCGAACTTCGACGCGTGCGCCGCCCGTTCGAGCGTGCGGCGCGCCTGCCGGGCTGCCTCCGGATCGGCCGGATCACCGACCAGCAGAGTCAGCGCGACATCGCGCTTCAGCTGACCGTCCCGCGCCCGCCACAGGTGCGCGGCGGCTCGTTCGTCCACCCCGAACTGCGCGAGCAGGCGGTACCGGCCGTCGCCGACGACCCGCCCCGGGGCGAGCGACCCACCCTGGGCACGAATGCCCGCGCGGGTGGCCTCCCCCGCCTGTTCGCTCCGTCTCGTGTCCACCGCTTCTCTCCCGCGTCGCGCTCCCGCACCGAGGGTACCCGGATCAGGTCTGGAGGAAGCGTCGTCAGTCGTGAATCAATCGTTACCCGCGCTTGATCAATCGGGTGATCCTCGACGTGGCGGGCCTCAGCTCCTCGACCTTCAGGGCCATGAGCACGCCGAACGACACCCCGATGCCGACGATGCCCTGCAGGAAGAGCTTGATCCAGGCGTGCGCCTTGAGCCCCAGCGAGTCGGGCACGATCTGGCCCACGAGCCACGCGGCGGCCACCCCGAGGACGCTCGCGACGACCGTGAAGAGGATCACCCCGATCACGCGCTTGCTGCGCAGGTTGCCGAGCGTGACCCACAGCCAGACCTGGCCGAGGACCGCGCCGACCACGTACGTGAGCGCGTTGACCATCATCACGCCGAGCACCACGTTGGTGGGCGAGAGCAGCGCCGGGCACAAGTACAGCAGCGGCACCTTGACGAGCGTCATCACGATCATGATCAAGGTGGGCGTGCGCGCGTCCTTCATCGCGTAGAACACGCGCATCTGAAGCTGGACGAGCGCGAACGGCAGCAGCGCAAACGCCGAGATGGCGAGCGCTCCGCCGAGCCGTTCGGCGCTTTCGGGCGAGCCCTTGCCGATGGTGAACAGCGCGATGCCGATCGACGAGCCGACGATCGTCATCACCGCCGAGATCGGGATGAGCGTGACCGTCGAGATCCGCGACGCGTAGGACAGGTCGCCGATGAGCTTCTTGTTGTCGCCGTCGGCCGCCGCGCGGCTCATCCGCGGCATGATCGCCGTGAGCAGCGAGACGCCGATGACGCCGTAGGGCAGTTGGAACAGCAGCCACGCGTTGGCGTAGGCAGTGACACCGCCGGGTGCGCCGTCGGTGAGCACTCGGGTGGTGATCGTGTAGCCGACCTGGCTCACCGCGACGTAGCCGACGATCCACAGCGCGAGGCCGCCGAACTCCTTCATCCGCTTGTCGACGCCCCAGCGCCACTTGGGCCGGAAGCCGGATTTCAGCAGTGGCGGGACGAGCATGATCGCCTGCGCGACGATGCCGCCGGTCACGCCGAGACCCAGGGTGAGCACCTTCGGGTCGGTGATCGACACGTTCCTGATGTCGATCTCGCCCGGCATGAACCACACGACGAGGATCGTGAAGATCACGACCATGTTGTTGACCACCGGCGCCCACGCCGTGGGGCCGAAGATGTGCTTGGCGTTGAGGATCGCCGACAGCAGCGCGAACACGCCGTAGAAGAAGATCTCCGGCAGCAGCAGGTACGCGAACGCCGTGGTGAGCCCAGGGCTCGCTTGACCGGACCCGTCCACGTACAGCGAGGTGAACGCGGGCGCGCACAGCACCGCGATCACCGTGCCGAACAGCAGTAGCGTGAACGCCACCGTGATCAGCCGCTGGGTGTAGGCCTCGCCGCCGTCCTCGTCGTCCTGCGAACGCACGAGCAGCGGCACCACCACGCTGGCGAGCACACCACCCATGAGCAGCTCGAAGATGATGTTCGGCATCGTGTTGGCGACGTTGAACGAGTCGTTGGCCACGCCCGCGCCAATGGCCGCCACCAGCAGCAGCTTCCACAGGAAGCCGGTGATGCGGCTGATCAGCGACGCGATCGCCATGCGCCCGCTCGATTTCGCGAGCGAAGGCGCCTTCGCCGGGGCAACGGGCTGCTCGCCGGTCGTGCCCGGTTCGGTCGGCCGGACGAGCGGCGCGCCGCCGATCCGCGGCATGACCTGCGTGGCCAGCGCGTCGTAGGGGCGCATCGAGTCGGGATCGGCCAGCGGCCAGCGCGACGCGGGCATCGGGACGCCGGCGGTGCGCGGGATGAACCGCGTGGCTTCCGGGTCGCGCAGCGCCTCTTCCTGCCACGGCCGGATCGGCGTGCCCGGACGCGGGCCGCGGCCGCGGTGCGGCGCGGCGGCCGGCGGCAGTGGCTGCGGGCCCGAAGGCGGCCCCGGCGTCGGCGGCGCCGACGGCTGGGGCAGGGGCTGGGGACCGGAGGGCGGGCCCGACCTCGGAGCCTGCGGTTGCGGCAGCGGCTGGCGTCCCGACTGGGGAGGCGGCGCGGGCTGTTGCCGAGTCCGCTGCGGCCGTGGCTGCCCGTTCTGCGGAGGCGGAGGGGGGACGCGGCGCTGCGGCCGCTCGGCCCGCTCTTCGGGCAGCGGCATGCGGCGCGTGCCGTTGGGGGCTGGCTGCTGGCGGTGTTCCGGCGGCACCTGGCCCTGCTGCGGCGGGGGCTGGCGCCTGCCTTCGCGCACGGCGCGGCGCGGCTGGTCAGCCCGGTCGCCGCGCCGAGGTGGCGCCCCGTCGCGTCGAGGACGACTCGCACGCTCGGGTGGTAAGCCCGGCTCTCTGTCCAACGCGCGCCCAATCCTCGGTGCCAGGGTCCCTGCCATTGTGGCAGCGGTCGACCCAGGGTAATCGGGAACGGGCGCGGACACCCGGTCCCCTGAAGAGTCAGCGCGTTTCGGTCCGCGCTGCGCGGCTCTCCTTCACCCGCCGGTAGATCCGCCGGGAGGCCAGCAGCAGCAGGGCGCAACCAGCGACGACGGTGATGATGATCGTGATCGGGCCGTACTCGGTCGAGGTCAGCTCGAACCGGGCGGTAGTACCGAGTTCGGTCCCCGCCGGGGTGGTCAAGGACACATCGACGCTCAGGCGTCCCGCGCGCAGGGCTTCGATCTGGATCAGCTCGTTCTTGCCGCCCTTGGCCGGGAAGAACCAGTTCTGCGCCTGCTCGGGCCGGATGCCGACGTTGTTCTTCAACGCGATCTGCGCGGTGATGCCCACCGGTAATTCGTTGCTCACGAACACGGGCAGCGGGGACGAACCGGATGCAAGCGCGATCGTCTGCTTCGGCTGCTCGACGGTCACCTGGTCGCGGATCGCGGCGAGCTCGGCGTGGGCGTTCGAGCCCGCCGCGCTGCCCGAGGGCGTGCCGAACGCGGTGGACGCGCCGCGCACGAGCGCGTCGCGGACCGGCGCGACGATGTCCTCCGGTTGCACGCGACGGGTCGCGTCCATCCGCATGGCCGACAGCAGGCCGGCGGCCTGGCCGTCGAGGTTCGACAGCGTCTCGGTGACGTCACCGCCCGGCGACGCCGGCTGGTCGTGCGTGCCGGCGGCGAGCGAGGCCGAGCCCGACGCGTCCGAGTCCAGCAGCTGAGTCAGCGGTGCGCCGGTGCCGAGACCGCCGGCGAGCAGCTGCCCGAGGTGGTCGAGGAACGCGGAGAGCTCGCCCTGCGGGACGTCCCAGCGCCGCGGCGGCGCGACGAGCAGCTGCGAGCCCGCGCCTTCGGAGCCGCGTCCGAGGCCGGCCTCGAAGGCGATGGCGGCGAGACCGTTCTGGCTCGCGATCGCCGGCTGGGTGGCGGCGCTCACCGTGGTCGGGGTCTGCGGGTTCGGCTCCGAGCCGACCATGGCGCTGGCGATGAGACCGTCGATCGGCTGGGCGCGCAGCCCGCCCGGCAGCGTCGTGGCGCCGGTGACGGGCGAGTCGCTCTGCAGCTTCGAGCCGTCGGTCAGCACGGTGTGGACCCCGGCCGCCGACATCGCGGTGAGCGCCTGGTCGTCGGGCGTGCCGCCGGGCCAGAGCACCCCCTTGCGCGGATCGGTGCCCAGCAGCCGGTGGATCGTCGCCTCGCCGCTGAGCGCCGTGCTCAGCAGGCCGGAGTCGGGCGTGCCGCTCGCGGACCGGACCTTGCCGAGCGTGGTGAGGTCGGCGTCGGCGAAGGGCAGCGCGATCACGCAGTGGCCGTTCACGAGCTGCTGCAGGGCGATCATCCAGTCCTTCGCGGCCTGCGTGCCCTTGCCCGGCGCCCCGGCGACGACGTAGCCGCGGGTCATGGCGTCGACGGTGCGCAGCAGGTCGGGGTCGACGGCGAAGCACAGCGAGTCGGCCACGCGCTGGTTGGACTGCTCGGCCGCGCGCGCGGCCGCCACGAGCGAGTACAGGCGCCCGTTCACGTCCAGCTCGGTGGCGAGCGTGTCGTCCGTGAGGGTCAGCGGCCCACCGTAGGGCGCCGACAGCACGTGGGGCGCACTGTCGGTGATCGGCCACAGCACGGACACGTCGGCGCGCTTGCCCGACGGCGTCTCCGACCTCGCGGGGCCGGACAGCACCGGCATCAGCAGGCTCACGGCCGCCAGGCGCGCCGGGCCGCCGAACTCCGGCGTGCCGTTCACGTTCACGAGCATCGGGTAGACACCCGTCCGGCTCAGCTGGCCCGCGCGCTGGCCGGTGAGCGGCACGGTCACGTCGAGGCGGGCGCTCTGGCCCGGCTCGAGCGACTCGGTGAGCGTGGTGAAGTCGGTGAGCGGGTTGTCCTGGATCGGCTCGCCCGCCAGCACGCCCTTCAGTTCGCGGTCGCTGGTCAGCCGCTCGCCGACCTGCAGCCGCACCTGCGGGCGCGCGATCCGGCGGTCGCCGATGTTCGTCACGGTGCCGGACACGGTCAGGGTCTTGGCGGAACCCGTGATCACGCGGGGGTTGAGCTGGTCGAGCTCGAGCCGCAGCCGCGGCGGCTCGGGGCTCGGCTCGTCCTGGGCCCGCGCGGGCGCGCCGAAGAGGGCAGCCGCTGCGAAGACCAGCAGGGACAGGAAGAAGGCGGCGGGCCGCTTCACTCGGGTGCTCCCTCTCAGGCGCGCTCGTCGTGCGCGAAAAGTTCTTTGGCCCGGCGGACCAGCTTGCGCTCGTCCGCGTAGGCCAGCGTCGTCTCCAGCTCGGCCAGCGGCACCCACGCGACTTCGGTGACTTCGACGTCCTCGTCGGAGAGCTCGCCACCCGTCGACTCGAGCAGGAAGTGGTGCACGGTCTTGTGCACCCGGCGTCGTTCGGCCACGAACCAGTAGTCGATGGTGCCCAACGGGCGCAGGACCTGCGCGGAGATGCCGGTCTCCTCCTTCACCTCGCGCACCGCGGTCTGCTCCACCGTCTCACCGTCCTCGATGTGGCCCTTCGGCAACGACCACAGCAGTCTGCCGTGCCGGTCGAGGCGGCCGATCAGCACCGCGTGCTCCCGCCCGGCGTCGACGACCAGTCCGCCGGCCGACGTCTCGTCGACCGTGGTCAGGCGCCTGCCCCGCTGCCGCCGGCGCCGGCGGCGCGGCTTCGGCGCTCCGGCGCGGCCGGCAGATCCAGGCATGCTGCGATGCTAGAGCAAACGGTTGCCCAGGTACGCTGGCTCTCCGTGTCCGTGTCCGACGGCGTCCGTAGTAACGGCGCCCCTTCCCGTTGGTATTAGTGGTGGGATCGAAGTGAACAACCTGGTCGCCCAGCAGAACGCGGTGACGGAGCTGATGCGAGTCTCCCCCTTGGCCGACGAGCTGGCGGAGCGGTTCGCCCGCGCGGGCCACAGCCTGTACCTGGTCGGTGGCAGCGTCCGAGACGCACTGCTCGGCCGGCTCTCGAGCGACCTCGACTTCACCACCGACGCGCGGCCGGACCGCGTGCTGCAGATCGTGAGCGAGTGGGGCGACGCCGTGTGGGACGTCGGCATCGCGTTCGGCACGGTCGGCGTCACCAAGAAGGGCATGACGCTCGAGATCACCACGTTCCGCGCCGACAGCTACGACCGCGTCGGCCGCAACCCAGAGGTCACCTTCGGCGACACCATCGAGGGCGACCTGCTGCGCCGCGACTTCACGGTCAACGCGATGGCGATCGACCTGGTCACCAAAACCTTCATCGATCCCCACGACGGCATGGACGCGCTGCGTCTCAAAGTGCTC encodes:
- a CDS encoding protein kinase family protein, which gives rise to MDTRRSEQAGEATRAGIRAQGGSLAPGRVVGDGRYRLLAQFGVDERAAAHLWRARDGQLKRDVALTLLVGDPADPEAARQARRTLERAAHASKFGHGGVARVLDVLSLGSGVTSSEGLLGVVVAEWTKGSDLVDLVAQRPVAPAAAARMVQALAEAVDHAHQNGLVLGLDHPQRLRLTPSGALKLAFPGPLPDATLRDDVKALGAVLYLLLTGRWALPGGPPAIPAAPLTPQGHIVPPRTLVPAVPPELSSLAVRTIEDGGNGGIRTSSAILRVLDQVAEAEERTQLIKAVGEEGTTEADGTIWTTKKPVKDVARRRKLAFGVTVLVVATVVILAWGGLMLINLFQGDSKASGPTINVAAPSSSAAPPSNSAAPPPSSPAAPKIGRPVDPKSVTIYNPKGSGDNSSRVKNVIDGDPGTVWRTDQYQQQLPVLKPGVGFVVQFDDPVNLAQVKIAADSPGTKVEIRSADSKNPQLDDTKVVGTGDLNGTDTTIDLQQPTESQYFVVWITQLGKDNKGNYLSEIGDVSFLPAG
- the murJ gene encoding murein biosynthesis integral membrane protein MurJ encodes the protein MRPWQEEALRDPEATRFIPRTAGVPMPASRWPLADPDSMRPYDALATQVMPRIGGAPLVRPTEPGTTGEQPVAPAKAPSLAKSSGRMAIASLISRITGFLWKLLLVAAIGAGVANDSFNVANTMPNIIFELLMGGVLASVVVPLLVRSQDDEDGGEAYTQRLITVAFTLLLFGTVIAVLCAPAFTSLYVDGSGQASPGLTTAFAYLLLPEIFFYGVFALLSAILNAKHIFGPTAWAPVVNNMVVIFTILVVWFMPGEIDIRNVSITDPKVLTLGLGVTGGIVAQAIMLVPPLLKSGFRPKWRWGVDKRMKEFGGLALWIVGYVAVSQVGYTITTRVLTDGAPGGVTAYANAWLLFQLPYGVIGVSLLTAIMPRMSRAAADGDNKKLIGDLSYASRISTVTLIPISAVMTIVGSSIGIALFTIGKGSPESAERLGGALAISAFALLPFALVQLQMRVFYAMKDARTPTLIMIVMTLVKVPLLYLCPALLSPTNVVLGVMMVNALTYVVGAVLGQVWLWVTLGNLRSKRVIGVILFTVVASVLGVAAAWLVGQIVPDSLGLKAHAWIKLFLQGIVGIGVSFGVLMALKVEELRPATSRITRLIKRG
- a CDS encoding DUF6049 family protein translates to MKRPAAFFLSLLVFAAAALFGAPARAQDEPSPEPPRLRLELDQLNPRVITGSAKTLTVSGTVTNIGDRRIARPQVRLQVGERLTSDRELKGVLAGEPIQDNPLTDFTTLTESLEPGQSARLDVTVPLTGQRAGQLSRTGVYPMLVNVNGTPEFGGPARLAAVSLLMPVLSGPARSETPSGKRADVSVLWPITDSAPHVLSAPYGGPLTLTDDTLATELDVNGRLYSLVAAARAAEQSNQRVADSLCFAVDPDLLRTVDAMTRGYVVAGAPGKGTQAAKDWMIALQQLVNGHCVIALPFADADLTTLGKVRSASGTPDSGLLSTALSGEATIHRLLGTDPRKGVLWPGGTPDDQALTAMSAAGVHTVLTDGSKLQSDSPVTGATTLPGGLRAQPIDGLIASAMVGSEPNPQTPTTVSAATQPAIASQNGLAAIAFEAGLGRGSEGAGSQLLVAPPRRWDVPQGELSAFLDHLGQLLAGGLGTGAPLTQLLDSDASGSASLAAGTHDQPASPGGDVTETLSNLDGQAAGLLSAMRMDATRRVQPEDIVAPVRDALVRGASTAFGTPSGSAAGSNAHAELAAIRDQVTVEQPKQTIALASGSSPLPVFVSNELPVGITAQIALKNNVGIRPEQAQNWFFPAKGGKNELIQIEALRAGRLSVDVSLTTPAGTELGTTARFELTSTEYGPITIIITVVAGCALLLLASRRIYRRVKESRAARTETR
- a CDS encoding NUDIX hydrolase, with protein sequence MPGSAGRAGAPKPRRRRRRQRGRRLTTVDETSAGGLVVDAGREHAVLIGRLDRHGRLLWSLPKGHIEDGETVEQTAVREVKEETGISAQVLRPLGTIDYWFVAERRRVHKTVHHFLLESTGGELSDEDVEVTEVAWVPLAELETTLAYADERKLVRRAKELFAHDERA